One window of Pelobates fuscus isolate aPelFus1 chromosome 9, aPelFus1.pri, whole genome shotgun sequence genomic DNA carries:
- the MDC1 gene encoding mediator of DNA damage checkpoint protein 1 isoform X2 → MDQTQRLISDDDEEDVGLDREKPVANLHMFQGTYGPAQDYAIYPGQNIIGRHASCDITLPAQSVSKKHAILEVRADCHTICDCGSMNKTRRGKAPLSPNVRYALSHGDFVLFADVACRYSINKELEKIQKAEQQAVLDETEDDSLLVPGTQATLVIEKTPGAAIRRMGRGAILARDSGDEEENEEENRSGLSEERKGFGPFQNDNKASTTGTFLSPTTDTFVPESDEENDTSISPCRFPALNLHSDSDASIHETPTRRESFVPSTQSFVTSPALTEKKTSLATDPGPSSEDKTSMSAPAGVHMKLFDGEKYVGDSLTVKTKDDASYIKDSTRREHGPDSAPIIGNPAFGHEGAGYEKGTGPSGTNMNSDKAEIDEALHPVENQRETSGITLKSNVDINDDVTTSDKENENRKSAGIVLHSDSDDEEQADDLSVDVNTKPGFDLHSDTDVDDNAASSATNLPSEKTLEVKQSTSTVEDNDRASKNSVESTLNLESKTDAKKDHTSVGAGVKERETSVIPSDIDTDVEKEDSISVSACIKMRKTTGIISDSDTDVEDDRTSVSDGKKMKTTGVISDSDTDVEDDRTSVSDGKKMRKTTGVISDSDTDVEDDRTSVSDGKKMRKTTGVISDTDVEEDDRTSVSDGKKIRKTTGIISDSDTDVEEQDESTSVSAGTKLRKTTGINSDKDTDAESNKNVEDDMKDKKAETSEHSDTDVEGNDDILKVDTKKQHVEFNLDSDTDIEDDSMDVKKSDTEKTEKTTSPVQITVDAGESSKTNVEKEAVLGFHMDSDTDVEESDEDQLTKSSITDDEKSVELGVQAKYHGKNFPSETDREPSNTDVLNQNTSPAINLEKDKKTDEVGSGTAELHMDTDIKDDNTVSQAFRSKGDQSCGGGAHEEPERGLKIGTEKDTAGSCQATETSMVGEEQKEEDAPASVDLTIATKDNKPEPEGTDYYMCETQCYLEPEEKCLEFPDDDDDVNYAEEPTQAFISSTWVEPDPFKRPADPVRSPQISPVRFNTSEEEVDENVVAETQPYFCETDTPDREPIQETTETESESTETPRVTQEIPKEISQDDTQPVSQYLAALSTHEIVTTAPPKNVMPVGVWEKVTHLKDDTKGRDEIDVAEEATQPYTLDGLNSDGDATQAFSLHVQTTEYNVHLPESSASHPSSLNVPTDGLSGPTTGDDTQPCSLGVPSTMEDTMSDKTHGIFIEAESQMHENKEEEESSNSAETVVEKVEEHTEESIALHLSPSFVSTEQEARDLQQSFGGIVNEKTITDEFEEERKSVAEIMEAGDTKSQTTEKKEDNTSTVNESRNKIDVDVKPSTSQDKEDEREKTAAKKENKDEVESQELANVEHPSTSFTPEESPRCSVNNKKENDFFANEKNEADLSENSMNQSSGSDSRDGVCATVQRLETDFKLHKDGVVSKKTASEEVIKAEQIIEPEEKDETVAVSDRVESSHSEKKRTQKSHAGNTVSVELEKEGEASVDTTTEQERKSEEVITDKVPGREKFKASCRIEEEAAGETLKATGKLLSTKKIKNTREEVEANEHKPITSKVVEEPVSRPVSRRTRKKSAEEETCEQQKDKGKLEEQPVGRPASRRTRKNPMVEVTNEQMEDQGKSEEDPVSRPFSRRTRKNSTGEERRELTEDKEHVEEKTVNRPLSRRTRKSSTGEERSEQKEDMEISQETTVSKPPSRRTRKKSTGEESRELWEDKEQVEEEPVNRPLSRRTRPSSTGEKSGELTEDKEHVEEKTVNRPLSRRTRKSSTGEERSEQKEDMERSQETTVRKPPSRRTRKKSTGEESKELGEDKEQVEEEPVNRPLSRRTRQSSTGEKSGELTEDKEHVEEKTVNRPLSRRTRQSSAGEGTSNQKEDTGKSEEEPVSKRISRRTRKNSAGEGTYEQKEDTGKSEEEPVRPVCRSTRTNPTREGAHEQKEDTGKPQKVLVGRPYSRRTRKNSTEEETNKGNSQNDPDSRPVSRRTKRNSKEEEDKEKTEKEGSVLEQTERDDPLQRSRRTRKNLEDRQSNEESIEKLKKAEIEKTASRKEASEVENVVSGRQPVTRRARKNSTGEEVEKSEVEHAPKKRTSLRGRKNLEEEKSGTVENVAEQDDLAGKLAHRRGVKNSGEDPKSRTNEAAHTESEVKGKYRKPTSRTRRKVSPDGDSDIKEKIASEEEVTGISTMKEEKKQEDNLKGDTPRRTRTSTMGLNESPQATTPLLTRKRGQGQKDGEVEIKRKKSEEGTQLEKSEEGKTSPHPKEKRGRPRRLLAAAEEEDTEKGSVRGKEVLTPLPSPAGRSRQKPSAVLNSPAEVQTPRRTNRSTAVAGSSSPYISHHLAAPKVLFTGVVDSDGEETIRSLGGDIADSVFDCTHLVTDRVRRTVKFLCALARGIPIITLDWIEKCKKSGCFLSPDGFLVNDKEQEKNFNFVLSKSLQKAKRKALFEGYEIHVTANVKPDPEHMKDIIRCSGATFLPKLPRTYKEKCVIVSCQEDATRWRGVPSSVPITSAEFILSGILQQEANPAAYLLNDSTKDAAPTPAKRRR, encoded by the exons ATGGATCAGACTCAGCGACTGATATCCGATGATGACGAGGAAGATGTCGGCTTGGACAGGGAGAAACCTGTGGCCAACTTGCACATGTTCCAGGGAACATATGGACCGGCACAAG aCTATGCCATTTACCCCGGGCAGAATATTATTGGTCGCCACGCCAGTTGTGATATAACCCTCCCTGCGCAGTCTGTATCCAAGAAACATGCAATTTTAGAGGTCCGGGCAGATTGTCACACCATCTGTGACTGTGGTAGTATGAATAAAACCCGTCGAGGGAAGGCTCCCCTCTCTCCTAATGTACGCTATGCCTTATCCCACGGTGACTTTGTGCTCTTTGCGGACGTGGCTTGCCGGTATAGCATAAACAAAGAATTAGAGAAGATACAGAAAGCTGAACAGCAAGCGGTACTTGATGAAACTGAAGACGATTCTCTTTTGGTGCCCGGAACACAGGCTACCCTGGTAATTGAAAAGACCCCAGGAGCGGCTATACGCAGGATGGGGCGAGGGGCAATATTGGCAAGAGATTCTGGGGATGAAGAGGAGAATGAAGAGGAGAACAGGAGTGGGTTAAGTGAAGAAAGGAAAG GATTTGGCCCATTCCAGAATGATAACAAGGCATCAACAACTGGGACTTTCCTGTCTCCCACTACAGACACCTTTGTTCCTGAGAG tgATGAGGAAAATGACACCTCTATCTCTCCATGTCGATTTCCTGCACTCAATCTTCACAGTGACAGTGATGCAAGTATTCATGAGACACCCACGAGGAGAGAGTCATTTGTCCCCTCGACTCAGAGCTTTGTCACCTCTCCAGCTCTAACCGAAAAGAAGACTTCACTAGCTACAGATCCTGGGCCATCGAGTGAAGACAAAACCAGCATGTCTGCTCCAGCTGGCGTTCACATGAAACTATTTGATGGTGAAAAATACGTTGGAGATTCTTTGACTGTGAAGACCAAAGATGATGCTTCTTACATCAAAGACAGTACTCGGAGAGAACATGGACCAGACTCTGCCCCAATTATTGGCAACCCAGCTTTTGGACATGAAGGTGCAGGTTATGAAAAGGGTACAGGACCATCAGGTACAAACATGAACAGTGATAAAGCTGAAATTGATGAGGCTTTGCATCCGGTGGAAAACCAGAGAGAAACATCTGGAATTACATTAAAAAGCAATGTGGATATTAATGATGACGTCACAACTTCAGATAAGGAAAACGAAAACAGGAAGTCTGCAGGGATTGTTCTACACAGTGACTCGGATGATGAGGAGCAGGCAGATGATTTGTCTGTAGATGTGAACACAAAACCAGGATTTGACTTGCATAGCGATACAGATGTTGATGACAATGCTGCATCTTCAGCAACAAATCTCCCATCAGAGAAGACTCTAGAAGTTAAGCAAAGCACAAGCACTGTAGAAGACAATGACCGTGCCTCAAAGAATTCTGTGGAGTCCACGCTTAATTTGGAGagtaaaacagatgctaaaaaagaCCACACATCTGTCGGTGCAGGTGTTAAAGAGCGCGAGACCAGCGTAATCCCGAGTGACATTGATACAGATGTTGAGAAAGAAGACAGCATATCTGTCAGTGCTTGTATAAAGATGAGGAAGACCACAGGAATCATCAGTGACAGTGATACAGATGTTGAAGACGACCGCACATCTGTCAGTGATGGTAAAAAGATGAAGACCACAGGAGTCATCAGTGACAGTGATACAGATGTTGAAGACGACCGCACATCTGTCAGTGATGGTAAAAAGATGAGGAAGACCACAGGAGTCATCAGTGACAGTGATACAGATGTTGAAGACGACCGCACATCTGTCAGTGATGGTAAAAAGATGAGGAAGACCACAGGAGTCATCAGTGATACAGATGTTGAAGAAGACGATCGCACATCTGTCAGTGATGGTAAAAAGATAAGGAAGACCACAGGAATCATTAGCGACAGTGATACAGATGTTGAAGAACAAGACGAAAGCACATCTGTCAGTGCTGGTACAAAGTTGAGAAAGACTACAGGAATTAACAGTGACAAAGATACAGATGCAGAGAGCAACAAGAATGTAGAAGATGATATGAAAGACAAAAAAGCAGAAACCAGTGAGCACAGTGATACTGATGTTGAAGGGAATGATGACATTTTGAAGGTGGATACAAAGAAGCAACATGTTGAGTTCAACCTTGACAGTGATACAGATATAGAGGATGACTCCATGGATGTGAAGAAGTCTGATACAGAGAAGACAGAAAAGACTACCTCTCCTGTGCAGATTACTGTAGATGCTGGAGAAAGCTCCAAGACAAATGTTGAAAAAGAAGCAGTGCTTGGATTCCACATGGATAGTGATACAGACGTAGAGGAATCTGATGAAGATCAGTTGACTAAATCCTCTATTACTGATGATGAGAAGAGTGTGGAACTTGGAGTCCAAGCCAAATACCATGGCAAGAACTTTCCTTCAGAAACTGATCGAGAGCCAAGTAATACAGATGTTCTTAATCAGAACACCAGCCCAGCTATCAACctggaaaaagacaaaaaaacagaTGAGGTGGGCAGTGGAACTGCTGAATTACACATGGATACAGATATAAAAGATGACAACACAGTATCCCAAGCATTCAGATCCAAAGGTGACCAAAGTTGCGGTGGTGGTGCTCACGAAGAGCCTGAGAGAGGCCTCAAAATAGGCACAGAGAAGGACACGGCTGGATCGTGCCAGGCTACAGAGACTAGTATGGTGGGTGAAGAACAGAAAGAGGAAGATGCACCAGCCAGTGTAGACTTGACCATTGCAACAAAAGACAATAAACCAGAACCTGAAG GTACAGATTACTACATGTGTGAAACCCAGTGTTACCTAGAACCAGAAGAAAAATGCTTAGAATTTCCAG atgatgatgatgatgttaacTACGCAGAAGAGCCTACACAAGCCTTTATCAGTTCCACCTGGGTCGAACCAGATCCATTTAAAC GTCCTGCAGATCCTGTTAGAAGCCCCCAGATCTCACCTGTGCGCT TTAATACATCTGAAGAAGAGGTGGATGAGAATGTTGTGGCAGAGACTCAGCCTTATTTCTGTGAAACTGATACACCTGATAGAGAGCCTATCCAAGAGACCACTGAGACAGAGTCTGAGAGCACGGAGACCCCTAGAGTCACTCAAGAGATTCCCAAAGAAATCTCGCAAGACGACACGCAACCTGTCTCTCAGTATTTGGCAGCCCTATCGACTCATGAAATAGTTACCACAGCACCCCCGAAAAATGTGATGCCTGTTGGCGTATGGGAAAAGGTTACACACCTGAAAGATGACACAAAAGGCAGAGATGAAATTGATGTGGCTGAAGAGGCCACACAACCTTATACCTTGGATGGGCTTAACTCTGATGGGGATGCAACGCAGGCTTTTAGCTTGCATGTCCAAACTACAGAGTACAATGTGCATCTACCTGAAAGCAGTGCATCTCATCCTAGCAGTCTCAACGTTCCTACTGATGGCCTAAGTGGACCAACCACAGGAGATGACACACAGCCTTGCAGCCTTGGTGTGCCTTCCACCATGGAAGATACCATGTCTGATAAAACGCATGGGATTTTCATTGAAG CTGAGTCACAAATGCATGAAAATAAGGAAGAGGAAGAAAGTTCCAATAGTGCAGAG acAGTGGTGGAAAAGGTTGAAGAACATACAGAAGAATCTATTGCACTACATCTTTCCCCGTCATTTGTGTCAACTGAGCAGGAGGCCAGAGATTTACAACAATCTTTTGGTGGTATTGTAAATGAAAAGACCATTACAGATGAGTTTGAGGAAGAAAGGAAAAGTGTAGCAGAGATAATGGAAGCAGGAGATACTAAGAGCCAAACTACTGAAAAGAAAGAGGATAACACATCAACTGTGAATGAAAGTCGTAACAAGATCGATGTCGATGTTAAGCCTTCGACATCACAAGATAAGGAGGATGAAAGGGaaaaaacagcagcaaaaaaagaaaacaaagatgaGGTGGAAAGTCAAGAACTTGCCAACGTGGAGCATCCTTCTACTAGTTTTACACCTGAAGAGTCACCAAGGTGTTCTGTAAACAATAAGAAGGAAAATGATTTTTttgcaaatgaaaaaaatgaagccgATTTGTCGGAGAATAGCATGAATCAATCCAGTGGTTCTGACAGTAGGGATGGTGTTTGTGCCACAGTCCAGAGGCTGGAGACAGACTTCAAGTTGCATAAAGATGGTGTGGTCAGTAAAAAAACTGCTTCAGAGGAGGTTATTAAAGCTGAGCAAATTATAGAGCCAGAGGAAAAAGATGAGACGGTTGCAGTCTCTGACAGAGTTGAGAGCAGTCATTCTGAAAAGAAGAGAACACAAAAGTCACATGCTGGGAATACTGTGTCTGTAGAACTGGAGAAAGAAGGTGAAGCTTCAGTTGATACTACAACTGAGCAGGAAAGAAAGTCTGAAGAAGTAATCACAGACAAAGTACCAGGAAGAGAAAAATTCAAAGCTTCATGTAGAATTGAGGAAGAGGCTGCAGGAGAGACCTTGAAGGCAACTGGGAAATTACTGTCCACCAAGAAGATTAAGAATACTAGGGAAGAAGTGGAAGCAAATGAACATAAGCCAATAACTAGCAAAGTGGTTGAAGAACCAGTGAGCAGACCAGTTTCCAGAAGGACAAGAAAAAAGTCAGCAGAGGAGGAAACATGTGAACAACAGAAAGACAAAGGAAAATTAGAGGAACAACCAGTTGGTAGACCAGCCTCCAGGAGGACAAGAAAGAATCCAATGGTGGAGGTAAcaaatgagcaaatggaagaccAAGGAAAGTCTGAGGAGGACCCAGTCAGTAGACCATTTTCCAGGAGAACAAGAAAGAATTCAACAGGAGAGGAAAGAA GAGAACTTACAGAAGACAAAGAACACGTGGAGGAAAAAACAGTCAATAGACCACTCTCCAGAAGAACAAGAAAGAGTTCAACAGGAGAGGAAAGAAGTGAACAAAAGGAAGACATGGAAATATCACAGGAAACAACAGTCAGTAAACCACCCTCCAGGAGAACAAGAAAGAAATCAACAGGCGAGGAATCAAGAGAACTTTGGGAAGACAAAGAACAAGTGGAGGAAGAACCAGTCAATAGACCACTCTCCAGGAGAACAAGACCGAGCTCAACAGGCGAGAAATCAGGAGAACTTACAGAAGACAAAGAACACGTGGAGGAAAAAACGGTCAATAGACCACTCTCCAGAAGAACAAGAAAGAGTTCAACAGGAGAGGAAAGAAGTGAACAAAAGGAAGATATGGAAAGATCACAGGAAACAACAGTCCGTAAACCACCCTCCAGGAGAACAAGAAAGAAATCAACAGGCGAGGAATCAAAAGAACTTGGGGAAGACAAAGAACAAGTGGAGGAAGAACCAGTCAATAGACCACTCTCCAGGAGAACAAGACAGAGTTCAACAGGCGAGAAATCAGGAGAACTTACAGAAGACAAAGAACATGTGGAGGAAAAAACGGTCAATAGACCACTCTCCAGGAGAACAAGACAGAGTTCAGCAGGAGAGGGAACAAGTAACCAAAAGGAAGACACAGGAAAATCAGAGGAAGAACCAGTCAGTAAACGAATCTCCAGAAGGACAAGAAAGAATTCAGCAGGGGAAGGAACATATGAACAAAAAGAAGATACAGGGAAATCAGAGGAAGAGCCAGTAAGGCCAGTCTGCAGGAGTACAAGAACAAATCCCACCAGGGAGGGAGCACATGAACAAAAGGAAGACACAGGAAAACCACAAAAAGTACTAGTTGGTAGGCCATACTCCAGAAGGACAAGAAAAAATTCAACAGAGGAAGAGACAAACAAAGGAAACTCACAGAACGATCCAGATAGCCGACCAGTTTCCAGGAGGACAAAAAGGAATTCAAAAGAGGAGGAGGACaaggaaaaaactgaaaaagaagGGTCAGTACTTGAACAAACTGAGAGGGATGACCCACTTCAAAGATCAAGAAGGACCAGGAAGAATTTGGAAGACAGACAATCAAATGAAGAGAGCATTGAAAAGCTAAAAAAAGCAGAAATAGAAAAAACTGCCTCAAGAAAGGAAGCTTCAGAGGTGGAGAATGTTGTTTCAGGCAGACAACCGGTCACTAGAAGAGCAAGGAAGAATTCCACAGGAGAAGAAGTTGAGAAATCTGAAGTAGAACATGCACCAAAAAAACGAACCTCTTTAAGAGGTAGAAAAAACTTAGAGGAGGAGAAATCCGGGACCGTGGAAAATGTTGCAGAGCAAGATGATTTAGCTGGTAAACTAGCTCATCGAAGGGGAGTAAAAAATTCAGGAGAGGATCCCAAAAGTAGAACGAATGAGGCAGCGCATACAGAGTCTGAAGTTAAAGGCAAGTATAGAAAGCCAACATCGAGAACAAGGCGAAAAGTGTCTCCTGATGGAGATAGTGATATTAAAGAGAAAATTGCATCTGAGGAAGAAGTAACCGGGATTAGTACTATGAAGGAAGAAAAAAAGCAGGAGGACAATTTAAAGGGAGACACGCCAAGACGCACACGGACCTCAACTATGGGCCTCAACGAATCCCCACAAGCTACCACACCACTTCTGACAAGAAAGAGAGGACAAGGACAAAAggatggagaggtggagataaagAGGAAGAAGTCTGAAGAAGGGACTCAGCTTGAAAAAAGTGAAGAGGGTAAGACATCGCCACATCCAAAAGAGAAAAGAGGCCGGCCTAGACGATTGTTGGCAGCAGCAGAGGAAGAAGACACAGAGAAAGGAAGTGTAAGAGGAAAG GAAGTGTTAACTCCTCTCCCATCCCCTGCTGGAAGGAGCCGTCAAAAGCCAAGTGCAGTGTTAAACAGCCCGGCCGAGGTCCAGACCCCAAGACGCACCAATCGCTCCACAGCCGTAGCAGGATCTTCCAGCCCTTATATCTCTCACCACCTAGCTGCTCCCAAG